A single window of Thiomicrorhabdus immobilis DNA harbors:
- a CDS encoding rhodanese-like domain-containing protein, with translation MFIPCDDAKRLIKEKNAQLVDVRTPEEFAMSKLPGAINIPLQDIDRVGESLLDADLPVIVFCRSGQRSHMAMQILLSQSFSEVYNLGSFMAWHQCPDL, from the coding sequence ATGTTTATTCCATGCGATGACGCAAAACGCTTAATTAAAGAAAAAAATGCACAGTTAGTCGATGTTCGCACTCCAGAAGAATTCGCTATGAGTAAATTGCCGGGTGCTATCAATATTCCATTACAGGACATTGATCGTGTCGGTGAAAGCTTATTGGACGCCGATTTACCGGTAATCGTATTCTGTCGTTCTGGTCAGCGTTCACATATGGCGATGCAAATCTTGTTATCGCAAAGCTTTTCTGAAGTGTACAACCTAGGGTCATTCATGGCTTGGCATCAATGCCCGGATCTATAG
- a CDS encoding phosphatidylglycerophosphatase A family protein: MSKNKPRIPKFSELLHNPMLMLGFGFGSGLSPKGPGTAGTLLGLLLFLPILLWSEWFAWLVFALALFLGSHICGKSSEYMQVHDHGGIVWDEFVGIWLVLLVLPEQNWQYWFAAFVAFRVFDIWKPWPIKSVDEQVSGGFGIMLDDVLAAFYAIAVIWLAYVFIA; encoded by the coding sequence ATGTCAAAAAATAAACCAAGAATCCCTAAATTTTCTGAACTATTACATAATCCAATGTTGATGCTTGGCTTTGGTTTTGGTTCGGGATTGTCGCCCAAAGGCCCTGGTACCGCTGGAACCTTGTTGGGGTTATTATTGTTTTTGCCTATTTTGCTATGGTCAGAATGGTTCGCCTGGTTGGTATTTGCGTTAGCTCTGTTTTTAGGAAGTCACATTTGTGGTAAATCTTCAGAATATATGCAAGTTCATGACCATGGCGGTATTGTGTGGGATGAGTTTGTAGGGATTTGGCTGGTATTGTTGGTGCTCCCTGAACAGAATTGGCAATATTGGTTTGCTGCCTTTGTTGCTTTTAGAGTTTTTGATATATGGAAACCTTGGCCAATCAAGAGTGTGGATGAGCAAGTTTCAGGCGGTTTTGGCATTATGCTGGATGACGTACTTGCCGCTTTTTATGCTATTGCGGTGATTTGGTTGGCCTATGTTTTTATCGCTTAG
- a CDS encoding argininosuccinate synthase encodes MMFLAVSCIIRAINRFIVRKTIMSDVKKVVLAYSGGLDTSIIAKWLQDEYNCEVVTFTADIGQGEEIEPARAKAQAMGIKEIYIEDLREEFARDFVFPMMRANAIYEGEYRLGTSIARPLISKRLVEIAKEVGADAISHGATGKGNDQVRFELNAYALMPEVKVIAPWREWDLMSREKLMAYAEEHGISIEKKKGKKSPYSMDANLLHISYEGGIIEHPENEPEEDMWLWTVSPENAPDVATYLDIEFEKGDIVGINGEKMSPATVMEFLNKVGGENGIGRDDIVENRFVGMKARGCYETPAGTIMLKAHRAMESLTLDRNAAHLKDELMPKYAEMIYNGFWFAPEREMLQALIDQSQTYVSGNVRVKLYKGNVVVVGRTSENSLFDENIATFEDDGGAYNHKDAEGFIKLNALRLKTAAKRRSK; translated from the coding sequence ATGATGTTTTTGGCTGTTTCATGTATAATTCGCGCAATTAATCGTTTTATAGTAAGGAAAACAATCATGTCTGATGTTAAAAAGGTCGTTTTAGCCTATTCTGGTGGTTTAGATACTTCAATTATCGCTAAGTGGTTACAGGATGAATATAACTGCGAAGTGGTGACTTTTACCGCTGATATCGGTCAGGGTGAAGAGATTGAACCTGCTCGTGCTAAAGCTCAAGCAATGGGGATTAAAGAAATCTACATTGAAGACCTGCGTGAAGAGTTCGCTCGTGATTTCGTTTTCCCTATGATGCGTGCTAACGCAATCTATGAAGGGGAGTATCGTTTAGGTACTTCAATCGCTCGTCCTCTAATCTCGAAACGTTTGGTTGAAATCGCGAAAGAAGTCGGTGCCGATGCTATCTCTCATGGTGCGACCGGTAAAGGTAATGACCAGGTACGTTTTGAATTGAATGCTTATGCGTTAATGCCTGAGGTTAAAGTGATTGCGCCTTGGCGTGAGTGGGATTTGATGTCTCGTGAAAAGTTGATGGCTTATGCTGAAGAGCATGGTATTTCGATTGAGAAGAAAAAAGGTAAAAAATCACCTTACTCAATGGATGCAAACTTACTTCATATCTCTTATGAAGGTGGGATTATTGAACACCCTGAAAACGAGCCAGAAGAAGATATGTGGTTATGGACGGTTTCTCCAGAAAACGCACCAGATGTCGCGACTTACTTAGATATCGAGTTTGAAAAAGGTGATATCGTTGGAATCAACGGTGAAAAAATGTCACCAGCAACCGTTATGGAATTTTTGAACAAAGTGGGTGGTGAAAACGGGATTGGTCGTGATGATATCGTCGAAAACCGCTTTGTGGGAATGAAGGCTCGTGGTTGTTATGAAACCCCGGCGGGAACCATTATGCTTAAGGCGCACCGTGCAATGGAGTCTTTAACATTAGACCGTAATGCGGCTCACCTGAAAGATGAGTTAATGCCTAAGTACGCTGAAATGATCTACAACGGTTTCTGGTTTGCTCCAGAGCGTGAAATGTTACAGGCGTTGATTGACCAGTCACAAACTTATGTTTCTGGTAACGTGCGTGTCAAACTGTATAAAGGTAATGTTGTTGTGGTTGGCCGCACTTCCGAGAACAGCTTGTTTGATGAGAATATTGCCACGTTTGAAGATGATGGCGGAGCCTATAACCATAAAGATGCGGAAGGCTTCATTAAGTTGAATGCCTTGCGCTTGAAAACGGCAGCAAAAAGACGTTCTAAGTAA
- the asd gene encoding archaetidylserine decarboxylase (Phosphatidylserine decarboxylase is synthesized as a single chain precursor. Generation of the pyruvoyl active site from a Ser is coupled to cleavage of a Gly-Ser bond between the larger (beta) and smaller (alpha chains). It is an integral membrane protein.) — protein MAKLMDFIKVTPQYFIPKHLLSSGMHWFMQVETPWIKNNVIKLLTKVYGINISEAADEDINNYPHFNAFFTRTLKPEARPIDPTPNSWVSPVDGLISQSTHIEGNKIIQAKCHPYTVEALVGGDIGYAKQFQDGDAAVIYLSPKDYHRIHIPVDAKLLSMTYVPGDLFAVNPATVRQVDGLFARNERLVIRFENEQGPFCLIMVGAIFVGSMETVWQGKITPDYEPTIQHWDYQDENIEFSKGDEIGRFNMGSTVVLLTPKGQLPELGKIHSDTPIKMGEHLAKYPNSSNSNEQQDQHS, from the coding sequence ATGGCAAAACTAATGGACTTTATTAAAGTCACACCCCAATATTTCATACCTAAACACCTACTTTCGAGTGGTATGCACTGGTTCATGCAGGTTGAAACACCATGGATTAAAAATAACGTAATCAAGCTTCTAACCAAAGTTTACGGTATCAATATCAGTGAAGCGGCCGATGAAGATATTAACAACTACCCTCACTTCAACGCTTTTTTTACCCGAACTTTAAAACCAGAAGCACGCCCGATTGACCCAACACCAAATAGCTGGGTAAGCCCGGTAGATGGGTTGATCAGTCAATCCACCCACATTGAAGGTAATAAAATCATTCAAGCCAAATGCCACCCTTATACCGTTGAAGCTTTGGTGGGTGGAGACATTGGTTATGCCAAACAATTCCAAGACGGCGATGCCGCGGTCATTTATCTATCGCCAAAAGACTACCACCGAATTCATATACCGGTTGATGCCAAGCTATTATCGATGACCTACGTTCCAGGCGACTTGTTTGCGGTTAACCCTGCTACGGTGCGTCAAGTAGATGGATTATTCGCACGTAATGAACGTTTGGTGATTCGTTTTGAAAATGAACAGGGTCCATTTTGCTTAATTATGGTCGGAGCGATTTTTGTCGGTAGCATGGAAACCGTCTGGCAAGGTAAAATCACGCCGGATTACGAGCCGACAATTCAACATTGGGACTATCAAGACGAAAATATTGAATTCAGCAAAGGCGACGAAATCGGTCGATTCAATATGGGCTCCACCGTGGTTTTACTTACACCTAAAGGGCAGTTACCAGAATTAGGCAAGATTCATAGCGACACCCCTATTAAAATGGGTGAACATTTGGCAAAATACCCAAATAGTTCAAACAGTAATGAACAGCAAGACCAACATTCTTAA
- a CDS encoding P-II family nitrogen regulator: MKLITAVIKPFKLDDVRDALHEIDIHGMTVTEVKGYGRQKGHTEMYRGAEYVVDFLPKLKLEIAIKGEMVDSAIEAIINAAQTGKIGDGKIFVTNIEQTIRIRTGETGTEAL; this comes from the coding sequence ATGAAACTGATTACAGCAGTAATTAAACCGTTTAAATTAGATGATGTTCGCGATGCGTTACATGAGATTGATATCCACGGTATGACTGTTACCGAGGTTAAAGGTTATGGTCGTCAAAAAGGTCATACCGAAATGTATCGTGGTGCTGAGTACGTTGTAGATTTTCTTCCTAAACTCAAGCTTGAAATTGCGATTAAAGGCGAAATGGTTGACTCTGCGATTGAAGCGATTATCAATGCTGCTCAAACAGGCAAAATTGGTGATGGTAAGATTTTCGTAACCAATATTGAACAGACAATCCGTATTCGTACAGGTGAAACGGGTACAGAAGCGTTGTAA
- a CDS encoding cold-shock protein, with protein MSNAVKGTVKWFNESKGFGFLEQESGPDVFAHFSAITGSGFKTLAEGQAVEFTVTQGPKGPQAENIVAI; from the coding sequence ATGTCTAATGCAGTTAAAGGAACCGTTAAGTGGTTCAACGAATCTAAAGGTTTTGGTTTTCTAGAGCAAGAATCTGGTCCAGATGTTTTCGCACATTTCAGTGCAATCACTGGTTCTGGTTTCAAAACGCTAGCTGAAGGTCAAGCAGTTGAGTTCACAGTAACTCAAGGTCCTAAAGGTCCACAAGCTGAAAACATCGTTGCGATTTAA
- a CDS encoding Lon protease family protein, with translation MKKTASNDQGQPGKYQLSNADLYHQCDLSELEFETTSDLESLTENLGQDRAMDALKFGVGMKHEGYNLFVLGSTGLGKNTTVKALLKEQAKHAQPPFDWCYVNNFEFPEKPLVLKLPKGRGKSLQQDMVQFISDLLIAIPAAFESDQYQAEYQTIHDAFVHKEDLSLQEIAAKAETNNIMMARTATGWNLGPKKEGRVLTPQEFKQLPDDEQQVITRVVEELRDELKKILLQIPLWQKEMAESVKKLNRDVSNMTVTHYAQDLQAHYADIAEVKAFLELVKQDIINNADLFRKYAAEKPPATLTANQLPPEFTEYQINVLVDNSTTEGAPVIFEDNPSYQNLIGRVEHIAHFGTLLTDFSLIKSGALHQANGGYLVLDARKVLTSLYAWDGLKRALRSHVVKIESLEQILSMASTISLKPEPIALDVKVVLTGSRVLYYLLKQFDPEFGLLFKVAADFSEDMDRDPENSFLYARMIAGLQQQNKLLALDKAAVERVIEHCSRMADDGEKVSLHMGSLVDLLKESDYWAQQAKRKGIIREDVEKAIDSRLMRSGQLRERVQESILRGIHLINTSGEKVGQINGLSVIQLDDISFGRPTRITATARLGSGKVIDIEREVELGGAIHSKGVMILSSYLAYRYAKEKPLALSASLVFEQSYGEVEGDSASAAELCVLLSAIADIPLKQSLAVTGSVNQHGEIQAIGGVNEKVEGFFELCDKRGLTGEQGVIIPASNRVHLMLSSKVLQAVKAGQFAVYSVETVDEMLSILSGVDMGVADKKGRYPKDSLNGIVEQKIQKYTELRKQYLEPKKD, from the coding sequence ATGAAAAAGACGGCATCTAATGATCAAGGTCAGCCAGGAAAATATCAATTATCTAATGCGGATCTATATCATCAATGCGACCTATCCGAATTAGAATTTGAGACCACCTCCGATTTGGAGTCTTTAACTGAAAATCTAGGGCAAGATCGTGCTATGGACGCACTTAAGTTTGGTGTGGGCATGAAGCATGAGGGCTATAATTTATTTGTCTTAGGTTCAACTGGTTTAGGAAAAAACACCACCGTTAAAGCCTTATTAAAAGAGCAAGCTAAGCACGCGCAACCCCCTTTTGATTGGTGTTATGTCAACAATTTTGAGTTTCCTGAAAAACCGCTGGTTTTAAAACTCCCTAAAGGCAGGGGGAAGTCATTGCAGCAAGATATGGTGCAATTCATCTCTGACTTGTTGATTGCCATTCCCGCCGCTTTTGAAAGTGACCAGTATCAAGCCGAATATCAAACCATCCATGATGCTTTTGTGCATAAAGAAGATCTTTCATTACAGGAAATTGCCGCAAAAGCGGAAACGAACAATATCATGATGGCTCGTACCGCCACCGGTTGGAATCTTGGCCCCAAAAAAGAGGGAAGAGTGCTTACGCCACAGGAGTTCAAGCAGTTGCCGGACGATGAGCAACAGGTGATTACTCGTGTGGTCGAAGAGCTCAGAGATGAGTTGAAGAAAATCTTGTTACAGATCCCACTTTGGCAAAAAGAGATGGCTGAAAGTGTTAAAAAATTGAACCGTGATGTTTCCAATATGACGGTCACGCATTATGCTCAAGATCTGCAAGCCCATTACGCAGATATAGCCGAGGTTAAGGCATTTTTGGAACTCGTCAAACAGGATATTATCAACAACGCGGATCTGTTCAGAAAATATGCCGCTGAAAAACCACCTGCGACCTTAACCGCCAATCAATTGCCTCCAGAGTTTACCGAATATCAAATCAATGTGTTGGTTGATAACAGTACAACGGAAGGTGCACCGGTTATCTTCGAGGATAACCCTAGCTACCAAAATCTCATTGGTCGAGTGGAGCATATTGCCCACTTCGGTACTTTGCTAACCGATTTCTCGCTTATTAAATCTGGCGCTTTGCATCAGGCTAACGGTGGATACTTGGTGTTGGATGCTCGTAAGGTCTTGACGTCGCTGTATGCGTGGGATGGTCTAAAGAGAGCGTTACGTTCACATGTCGTCAAAATTGAATCCTTAGAGCAAATTCTAAGCATGGCCAGCACAATCTCACTAAAACCGGAGCCTATCGCACTGGATGTGAAGGTCGTGTTAACGGGTAGCAGGGTGTTGTACTACTTGTTGAAACAATTTGACCCAGAGTTTGGGCTGCTGTTCAAGGTGGCGGCTGATTTTTCTGAAGATATGGATCGCGACCCCGAAAATAGTTTTTTATATGCTCGCATGATAGCTGGGCTACAACAGCAAAACAAACTGTTGGCATTGGATAAAGCGGCGGTGGAGAGAGTCATTGAGCATTGTTCTAGAATGGCTGACGATGGCGAAAAAGTGTCATTGCATATGGGGAGTTTAGTCGATTTGCTAAAAGAGTCCGATTATTGGGCGCAGCAAGCTAAACGCAAGGGCATCATTAGAGAAGATGTGGAAAAAGCAATCGATAGCCGCTTAATGAGAAGCGGGCAGCTTCGTGAGCGTGTTCAAGAGTCAATATTGAGAGGGATTCACTTAATCAACACCAGTGGTGAAAAGGTCGGTCAAATCAATGGTCTGAGTGTCATACAGCTAGACGATATTAGCTTTGGACGGCCTACTCGTATTACCGCTACTGCTCGATTGGGCTCTGGTAAAGTGATTGATATTGAGCGTGAGGTTGAATTGGGTGGCGCGATTCACTCCAAAGGGGTGATGATTCTCTCCTCTTATCTTGCTTATCGTTACGCAAAAGAGAAACCTCTCGCTTTATCAGCGAGTTTGGTCTTTGAACAATCCTACGGTGAGGTTGAAGGCGATAGCGCCTCAGCTGCGGAACTGTGCGTGTTACTTTCTGCAATAGCGGATATTCCATTAAAACAGAGTTTAGCGGTGACGGGTTCTGTGAATCAACATGGAGAGATTCAGGCGATTGGTGGTGTAAATGAGAAGGTTGAAGGTTTTTTTGAACTCTGTGATAAGCGTGGTTTGACCGGGGAGCAGGGTGTTATTATCCCTGCGTCCAATAGAGTTCACCTCATGTTAAGCTCTAAAGTTTTACAAGCGGTAAAAGCTGGCCAGTTTGCAGTTTATTCGGTAGAAACGGTGGATGAGATGCTATCGATATTAAGTGGTGTGGATATGGGTGTGGCAGATAAAAAAGGCCGTTATCCTAAAGACAGTTTAAATGGCATTGTTGAACAGAAAATTCAAAAATACACCGAACTTCGTAAACAGTATTTAGAGCCAAAGAAGGATTGA
- the ntrC gene encoding nitrogen regulation protein NR(I), with translation MSIKSDNVADSVEPIVWVVDDDASIRWVLEAALEDKPYLVKIFDSPLIALKSYDAFPPSVVVSDVRMPDMDGLTFMEALHELDKNIPVIIMTAHADLDTAVKSFQSKAFEYLPKPFDIDEVTTLVDRAIKRFKSGGVKKVKRSAKTDKQPLNIIGAAPAMQEVFRVLGRVSQLDVTVLINGETGTGKELVAQALHELSPRSEGPFVALNTAAIPRELLESELFGHEKGSFTGAHSQRVGRFEQADGGTLFLDEIGDMPVDLQTRLLRVLNDGSFYRVGGKSAIQTNVRIVAATHQNMKQLVREGKFREDLLYRLNIIRIKVPALRERAQDVPLLLRFYLEKEAKALGLEEKTLSKEVTQFLSNLPWPGNVRQLRSLCTWLTIMAPDKTVYMEDLPLELQNPSEIEGDDCSGDNWEKPLRRWSEAFLKSGREGLHTTAEQMFEKVLIEVAMNASGNHRQKAAVLLGWGRNTLTRKTQALGLDE, from the coding sequence ATGAGTATAAAGAGTGATAACGTTGCAGATAGTGTGGAACCGATTGTCTGGGTTGTTGATGATGATGCTTCAATACGCTGGGTATTAGAGGCCGCTTTGGAAGACAAGCCTTATTTGGTCAAGATTTTCGATTCGCCGTTAATTGCTTTGAAGTCTTATGATGCGTTCCCTCCATCCGTCGTGGTCAGTGATGTACGTATGCCGGATATGGATGGCTTGACCTTTATGGAAGCGTTGCATGAGTTGGATAAAAACATTCCGGTCATCATCATGACTGCGCATGCAGATTTAGACACAGCGGTAAAATCGTTCCAGAGTAAAGCGTTTGAGTATCTTCCTAAACCTTTCGATATCGATGAAGTCACCACCCTTGTCGATAGGGCGATTAAACGTTTTAAATCAGGCGGTGTCAAAAAGGTCAAACGCTCGGCTAAAACCGATAAGCAACCCCTGAATATCATTGGTGCCGCTCCCGCGATGCAGGAGGTCTTCAGGGTGTTGGGGCGTGTTTCACAATTGGATGTCACGGTGTTGATAAATGGTGAAACAGGTACCGGTAAAGAGTTGGTTGCCCAAGCATTACATGAGTTAAGCCCAAGATCGGAAGGCCCTTTTGTGGCTTTAAATACCGCCGCCATCCCCAGAGAATTATTGGAGTCTGAGCTTTTTGGACATGAAAAAGGTTCTTTTACCGGAGCGCACTCACAGCGAGTAGGACGTTTTGAACAGGCCGATGGCGGAACTCTGTTTTTAGATGAGATTGGTGATATGCCTGTTGATTTGCAAACGCGTCTGCTTCGAGTGTTGAACGACGGTAGTTTCTATCGAGTAGGGGGCAAAAGTGCTATTCAGACCAATGTTAGAATCGTAGCGGCGACTCACCAAAACATGAAACAGCTCGTGCGTGAAGGGAAATTCCGTGAGGATTTGCTTTATCGTTTGAATATTATCCGTATCAAGGTACCAGCGTTAAGGGAGCGTGCTCAAGATGTACCTTTGTTGTTACGTTTCTATTTGGAAAAAGAGGCTAAGGCGTTAGGGCTTGAAGAGAAGACATTAAGTAAAGAGGTGACTCAGTTTTTATCCAATTTACCCTGGCCTGGTAATGTTAGACAGTTAAGGAGTTTATGTACTTGGCTGACCATTATGGCGCCAGATAAAACGGTTTATATGGAAGACCTGCCTCTTGAGTTACAAAACCCTTCGGAGATAGAGGGGGACGATTGTAGTGGTGATAATTGGGAGAAACCTTTGCGTCGTTGGTCTGAAGCGTTTTTGAAAAGTGGCCGTGAAGGTCTGCATACTACCGCAGAGCAAATGTTTGAAAAAGTCTTGATCGAAGTTGCTATGAATGCCAGTGGGAATCATCGTCAAAAAGCTGCAGTGTTGCTTGGTTGGGGACGAAATACCCTAACACGTAAAACTCAGGCTTTAGGGCTTGATGAGTAA
- the glnL gene encoding nitrogen regulation protein NR(II) codes for MSKSFFYEVLEGLTTAVLWLDKKETIQFMNVAAGEIFQVSPKRMLGESWQILLPGLVDTLNQSRDKRVTIHEYVITIQEMEKIRVSCTISPYELNDEMGWLVEIYNTERHHRIVEEDERWHQYEAGNLLVKTLAHEVKNPLAGILGATQLLQKRFGTEDKESAFLDIISKEVTRLKNLVNRMLGPEKTANKEAHNVHELIRYVLQVIEGEKPENVYVKLDYDPSIPDIYMDFDAMVQALLNLIQNGLQAMEKTGGFLTIKTRVEHKFTLGAKTYPLVATISIKDEGEGIPSSVFDSIFYPMVTSKKEGTGLGLPVAQNVLRQHDGLIVAESEPGNTVFTVYLPLKQKEDEA; via the coding sequence ATGTCTAAAAGTTTTTTTTATGAAGTGCTTGAGGGTTTGACTACCGCGGTTTTGTGGTTGGATAAAAAAGAGACCATTCAGTTTATGAATGTGGCCGCCGGGGAGATTTTTCAGGTGAGTCCCAAACGAATGCTGGGAGAAAGTTGGCAGATATTGTTACCAGGCCTAGTGGATACTTTGAATCAATCGCGGGATAAACGGGTAACCATTCATGAATATGTCATCACCATTCAAGAAATGGAAAAGATTCGTGTGAGTTGTACCATTTCTCCTTATGAGTTGAATGATGAAATGGGTTGGCTTGTGGAAATCTATAATACGGAGCGCCATCACCGAATTGTTGAGGAAGATGAGCGTTGGCATCAGTATGAAGCGGGTAACCTTTTAGTTAAGACCCTTGCACATGAGGTTAAAAACCCATTGGCAGGTATTCTGGGTGCGACCCAATTGCTACAAAAACGATTTGGCACTGAAGACAAAGAGTCTGCTTTTTTAGACATTATCTCCAAGGAGGTGACCCGCCTTAAAAACTTGGTGAATCGCATGTTAGGGCCAGAAAAAACCGCAAATAAAGAAGCGCATAATGTGCATGAATTGATTCGTTATGTCTTGCAAGTGATTGAGGGTGAAAAGCCGGAAAACGTTTATGTGAAGTTGGATTATGACCCGAGTATTCCAGATATTTATATGGATTTTGACGCCATGGTACAAGCGTTATTGAACTTGATTCAAAATGGCTTGCAGGCGATGGAGAAAACGGGTGGTTTTTTAACCATCAAAACCCGTGTTGAGCATAAGTTCACCCTGGGTGCTAAAACTTATCCGTTGGTCGCTACCATCAGTATTAAGGATGAGGGTGAGGGGATTCCCAGTTCGGTATTCGATTCGATTTTTTACCCGATGGTGACCAGTAAGAAAGAGGGAACCGGTTTAGGTTTGCCCGTGGCACAAAATGTATTGCGTCAACACGATGGTTTGATTGTTGCAGAAAGTGAACCTGGTAATACGGTATTTACCGTGTATTTACCGTTGAAACAGAAGGAAGATGAGGCATGA
- a CDS encoding metal-dependent transcriptional regulator produces the protein MASKALEDYLKIIYKLEDKSSEKGVQTSVIAERLSISQASVSNMLKKLAEQDFISYEPYYGVSLTASGRKIALNMIRKHRILELYLVERLNYSWDEVDEEAEVLEHAVSDTLANRMWDDLGQPTHDPHGSPIPSVDGELVKQNLVPLIDIPLGQQVQVIRIKNRSPEELRYLANIGLTTGVSLTIKNMAPLNGPLLVEVEDKSLHAIDYRLAMALYVGEPKAKKANQK, from the coding sequence ATGGCATCTAAAGCCTTGGAAGATTATCTAAAAATTATTTATAAGCTTGAAGATAAAAGCTCAGAGAAAGGGGTGCAAACCTCCGTGATTGCCGAGCGACTGTCCATCTCTCAAGCTTCTGTTTCCAATATGTTGAAAAAGTTGGCTGAGCAAGATTTTATCTCCTATGAGCCTTATTACGGGGTGAGTTTGACTGCATCGGGTCGTAAAATCGCTTTAAATATGATTCGTAAGCATCGTATTCTTGAACTCTATTTGGTCGAACGTCTGAACTATTCTTGGGATGAGGTTGATGAAGAGGCGGAAGTGCTCGAACATGCGGTTTCGGATACGTTAGCGAATCGTATGTGGGACGATTTAGGGCAGCCTACTCATGATCCTCATGGATCGCCGATTCCATCGGTTGATGGCGAGTTGGTGAAACAAAACTTAGTGCCATTGATCGATATTCCGCTAGGGCAGCAAGTCCAGGTCATTCGCATTAAAAACCGTAGTCCTGAAGAGTTACGTTATCTAGCGAATATTGGATTGACTACCGGTGTTTCATTAACGATCAAAAATATGGCACCGTTAAACGGTCCTTTGTTGGTAGAGGTTGAAGACAAGAGTCTGCATGCCATTGATTACCGGTTGGCTATGGCGTTATACGTTGGCGAACCAAAAGCTAAGAAGGCTAATCAAAAATGA
- the upp gene encoding uracil phosphoribosyltransferase: MINELQHPLVKDLVNRLRSNQTQAEEFKTIIAELSRLLAYNALTTPPLIQSTIDTWQGPAEYSFIKQDDLIFIPIMRAGLPMLSGLSSLFPHSPSGFLAMRRDETTHQAKTYYDRIPECNDKIVVLLDPMVATGGSLNDATTLIKSKNPSKIICLNIIGSREGLDVVESNHADVDIHIAQIDKTLDSNKFIIPGLGDAGDRAFNTPE, encoded by the coding sequence ATGATTAATGAACTACAACACCCTCTTGTCAAAGACTTAGTGAACCGTTTGCGCTCAAACCAGACACAGGCAGAAGAATTCAAGACAATCATTGCCGAACTCAGCCGGTTATTGGCATATAACGCCTTAACAACCCCTCCATTAATCCAATCAACCATCGATACTTGGCAAGGACCGGCTGAATACAGTTTCATTAAACAGGACGATCTAATCTTCATTCCGATTATGCGTGCCGGCTTACCCATGTTAAGCGGCCTTAGTTCGCTGTTTCCACATAGCCCAAGCGGTTTTTTAGCAATGCGCCGAGATGAAACCACCCACCAAGCCAAAACCTACTATGACCGCATACCCGAGTGTAACGATAAAATTGTAGTGTTATTAGACCCAATGGTTGCCACAGGCGGTTCTTTAAATGATGCGACAACCCTCATTAAAAGCAAAAACCCTAGCAAAATCATCTGCTTGAATATCATCGGCTCAAGAGAAGGCTTAGATGTTGTTGAAAGCAATCATGCCGATGTAGACATTCACATCGCCCAGATTGATAAAACATTAGACAGCAATAAATTTATCATTCCAGGACTTGGCGATGCAGGTGATCGTGCGTTCAACACACCAGAGTAA